The following are from one region of the Coffea eugenioides isolate CCC68of chromosome 2, Ceug_1.0, whole genome shotgun sequence genome:
- the LOC113760597 gene encoding transcription factor MYB57-like, with protein MVRSGKQEKLAVKKGPWSSDEDRKLIAYIKKYGIWNWNQMPEFAGLSRSGKSCRLRWVNYLRPDVKLGNFTEEEDQTIINMHANLGSRWSAIAKQLPGRTDNQIKNHWHTRLKKRLLVKTSVANPGAKSQGTDDGKSIQENSPGGNAKEPATDTSEVSKLEGLLHVENSINIPPILSPSCGHWDFGGSTQENTSSTEIIEDSDQIFWTQPFLMGNLSMESQPSAYIQSQFDPLIWSQEPLSPSSSFLDSGYCDSILFNYSEKEDVSFLERPEFQF; from the exons ATGGTAAGGTCTGGAAAACAAGAGAAGCTAGCAGTTAAGAAGGGTCCCTGGAGTTCTGATGAAGATAGGAAGTTGATAGCTTACATAAAAAAATATGGGATTTGGAACTGGAATCAGATGCCTGAATTTGcag GTCTATCAAGGTCTGGCAAGAGTTGCAGACTTCGCTGGGTGAACTACTTAAGGCCTGATGTAAAGCTAGGAAACTTCACAGAGGAAGAAGACCAAACCATAATCAACATGCATGCAAATCTGGGTAGCAG ATGGTCCGCAATTGCAAAACAACTTCCTGGAAGAACtgacaatcaaataaaaaatcacTGGCACACGCGACTGAAGAAACGTCTTCTAGTCAAAACTAGTGTTGCTAATCCTGGTGCTAAATCACAAGGCACTGATGATGGAAAATCCATCCAGGAGAATTCTCCTGGAGGAAATGCCAAAGAACCGGCGACAGATACTTCTGAAGTCTCTAAACTTGAAGGCCTACTCCACGTTGAAAATTCAATAAATATTCCTCCAATTCTGTCTCCCTCTTGTGGCCACTGGGATTTTGGTGGGAGCACGCAAGAAAATACTTCCTCCACGGAAATTATTGAAGATTCTGATCAGATATTTTGGACGCAGCCATTCTTGATGGGAAATTTGAGCATGGAGAGCCAGCCATCAGCATATATACAGTCTCAGTTTGATCCTCTAATATGGTCTCAAGAACCTCTAAGTCCATCTTCTAGCTTCCTTGATTCTGGCTATTGTGATAGTATTCTGTTTAATTATTCAGAAAAAGAAGATGTTTCCTTCTTGGAACGGCcagaatttcaattttaa
- the LOC113762562 gene encoding uncharacterized protein LOC113762562 produces the protein MAEMEKKVVVADQRREKEEEEKESLMEKVAVLDFDMLCATVAMQSQKGKWDKLNAGENGDEEEDIVVYGNGGGVLRMWEGELLYDCFDDRRIALQSACCPCYRFGKNMRRAGFGSCFLQGSVYMILVLLALLSMLTFLGTKRRCFLYLAAAFSISVGIYLGIYRTQIRKKFNIRDSESSFDDCVYHLICPCCSLCQESRTLEMNNVQDGIWHGRGDTICIGSYSEGGGKALFERNPPPVMSRQSPEPQCISKATDESSHVWAAEVGQTSPLV, from the exons ATGGCAGAGATGGAGAAGAAAGTGGTGGTGGCTGATCAGAGGAGGGAGAAGGAAGAGGAGGAAAAGGAGAGTTTGATGGAAAAGGTGGCAGTTTTGGATTTTGATATGCTGTGTGCGACGGTGGCTATGCAGAGCCAAAAGGGGAAGTGGGATAAATTGAATGCGGGTGAGAATggtgatgaagaagaagatataGTGGTTTATGGTAATGGAGGAGGAGTTTTGAGGATGTGGGAAGGTGAGCTCCTTTACGATTGCTTTGATGACCGCCGCATCGCCCTTCAATCTGCCTG TTGTCCATGCTATAGATTTGGGAAGAACATGAGACGAGCTGGTTTTGGTTCTTGTTTTCTTCAG GGATCTGTTTATATGATTCTTGTTCTGCTTGCGCTTCTCAGTATGCTCACATTTCTGGGTACAAAGAGACGCTGCTTTCTTTATTTGGCTGCTGCTTTTTCTATTTCAGTGGGAATATATTTGGGAATTTACCGTACTCAGATTAGGAAAAAATTCAATATTAGG GATAGCGAGAGTTCTTTCGATGATTGTGTATACCATCTCATTTGCCCATGTTGCTCCTTGTGCCAG GAATCTCGAACACTAGAGATGAATAATGTTCAAGATGGCATCTGGCATGGTAGAGGTGATACAATATGCATAGGAAGCTACTCCGAAGGTGGTGGTAAGGCACTTTTTGAGCGAAATCCACCTCCTGTTATGTCAAGACAGTCTCCAGAGCCCCAGTGTATTTCAAAAGCTACAGATGAGAGCAGTCATGTATGGGCTGCTGAAGTTGGTCAAACTTCTCCCCTGGTTTGA
- the LOC113762297 gene encoding tRNA (adenine(58)-N(1))-methyltransferase catalytic subunit TRMT61A, whose product MLSMELENKVSFKRCIREGDLVIVYERHDNMKAVKVCENGVLQNRFGVFKHSDWIGKPFGSKVFSNKGGFIYLLAPTAELWTLVLSHRTQILYVADISFVIMYLEIIPGCLVLESGTGSGSLTTSLARAVAPTGHVYTFDFHDQRASSAREDFEKTGLSSLVTVGVRDIQGEGFPDEFIGQADSVFLDLPQPWLAIPSAGKMLKEDGVLCSFSPCIEQVQRSCETLKSCFTDIRTFEILLRSYEVREERLESWENHAGGSLGSRKRRQRSTDGSNGVEASVSATIVARPSSEGRGHTGYLTFARLRCVI is encoded by the exons ATGTTGTCGATGGAACTGGAGAACAAAGTATCGTTCAAAAGATGCATTCGTGAAGGAGATTTGGTTATTGTATATGAGAGGCATGACAACATGAAGGCTGTGAAAGTTTGTGAAAATGGAGTTCTCCAAAATCGTTTTGGCGTTTTCAAACATTCAGATTGGATAGGGAAACCATTTGGGTCTAAAGTGTTCAGTAATAAAGGTGGATTCATTTATTTGTTAGCACCTACCGCAGAGCTGTGGACTTTAGTTCTAAGCCACAGAACTCAGATTCTTTATGTCGCTGATATTAGCTTTGTTATTATGTATCTGGAGATTATTCCTGGTTGTTTGGTTCTTGAATCCGGTACTGGAAGTGGATCTTTAACTACCTCACTTGCAAGAGCTGTAGCACCCACTGGGCATGTCTACACATTTGATTTTCATGACCAAAGGGCTTCCTCAGCCAG GGAGGATTTTGAAAAAACAGGATTGAGCAGTTTAGTAACAGTGGGAGTCAGAGATATTCAGGGTGAAGGATTTCCCGATGAATTTATTGGGCAGGCAGATTCAGTTTTTCTTGACCTACCTCAGCCATGGCTTGCCATTCCTTCTGCTGGGAAGATGTTGAAAGAAGATGGGGTCTTGTGTTCCTTCTCACCATGCATTGAACAAGTACAACGATCATGTGAAACACTAAAATCATGTTTTACTG ATATAAGAACTTTCGAGATACTTCTCCGGTCTTATGAAGTTCGAGAAGAAAGGTTAGAAAGCTGGGAGAATCATGCAGGTGGTTCTCTTGGGTCTCGTAAAAGAAGGCAGCGTTCCACTGATGGAAGCAATGGAGTTGAAGCTTCCGTTTCTGCCACGATCGTGGCCAGGCCTTCCAGTGAAGGGAGAGGACATACTGGCTATTTGACGTTCGCTAGACTCCGGTGTGTCATCTAA
- the LOC113760596 gene encoding putative disease resistance protein At4g19050 gives MAKVLNHFGQNESGICHLESIEENNVEDCNVLQLLTYGYELFPRNILIDFCWIGNHFLRKRGSFYFGELISYWILEAYLDNNCSIEDAYKKGHTILMELVDCGLLKQLESGHVGMTEAKYDLDDFDYCKFVQTTQLGLASVFDGELGRVVQAKGMIKTSGAGEIRKKISTLLLDLDCLDSEVPSDFFHCGKELEVLAIFNPGLQPFPLPLFEMDKLHLLVLRGCNFLVSIEQFLKFENPICSENSAPLCVFQKLTVLEISGPSALKHIPDKLFNHTPHLRSTNLSFLEIASLPLSLYDLKGLVWLILRGCSDLQEVRSLKMLDKLEVLDLSGARSLKTIQDKCLYSNQELRILNLSESQITSLPMLRDLKKLTHLLLRDCTNLERLRKITALSNLQILDLSGSTNFKEFVDPSFEKLASLKVLDVSQTAVDKLPLDIGSLHQLCVRDCPQLKELPLTESVKGLLILDLSGSCYLEDIPESFFSHPTSIGVLNLSQTNIKRLPALSGLRNLRRLLLSQCISLETLGELKSTTKLEILDLSGCKALKEVQGRSLENMHRLQKLDLSGTNITCLPSLSSNLHHLILKGCSNLKELPPLNHLSRLEELNLSGVSSTKKVAPDLEHMVNLQILDLSDTQLEKLFSLLKLKNLKYLSLRGCPSLSEVPGLEALTKLEVLDLSGTGIKDLPSLENFGNLHRLLLKGCLSLEKFKDLKMHEVLKATIEELPYEISKVTCLEQLELPIFRVGERDSEKDKLPSEDQSQLPWSISNWPKEPAFDNKLIITVNGIDFLQFLKDNPSFWNASFTQFHFFFHPTEAYGRYGDKNFYRNELLLRDLYFNTRQLSAPMGREWSLEIRGFICFPKCLGLILAHAECIILVDDPFLTCLSDLGTDNIKKMNACWIGRCNEMKDLFHTEKVEDAARSGGSTNTGLPEQDVGDLRIGENLEVLCVTHAASLRSICKGDLQSSSLRNLKCLLLEHCPQISALAASPEQLGNLETLQLRFCDKLVTLFEQELAAFPKLHTLKLWALPEFKNVRCVLPALQTLEIGECPMLINVFSSPHVLVNLRNLQIKFCDAMETVFGCGNLTLPNLEMLCLWNLPELRSVGADWPSSSKEVVRECPKLSLRKRN, from the exons ATGGCAAAAGTCCTAAATCATTTTGGGCAAAACGAGTCAGGAATTTGCCATTTGGAAAGCATTGAGGAGAATAATGTCGAAGATTGCAATGTACTGCAGTTGCTGACCTATGGATACGAGTTGTTTCCAAGAAACATATTGATTGATTTCTGTTGGATTGGTAACCACTTCCTCCGTAAACGTGGAAGTTTCTACTTTGGTGAATTGATTAGCTATTGGATACTAGAAGCATATCTTGACAACAACTGTTCCATTGAGGATGCTTACAAGAAGGGGCACACTATTTTGATGGAGCTCGTGGATTGCGGGCTACTCAAACAGCTAGAGTCTGGTCATGTTGGCATGACCGAGGCAAAAtatgatttggatgattttgattACTGTAAATTTGTTCAAACAACTCAACTGGGATTGGCTTCTGTCTTTGATGGTGAACTTGGCAGAGTTGTGCAGGCAAAGGGAATGATAAAAACAAGTGGTGCTGGTGAGATTAGGAAGAAGATATCAACATTATTGCTTGACCTAGATTGTCTCGACAGTGAAGTCCCCAGTGATTTCTTTCATTGTGGAAAGGAACTTGAAGTTCTTGCTATCTTCAATCCTGGACTTCAACCATTCCCTCTGCCCTTATTTGAGATGGATAAACTCCATTTACTTGTGCTTCGAGGATGCAACTTTTTGGTGAGTATTGAACAATTCCTGAAATTTGAGAATCCAATTTGTTCTGAAAACTCTGCTCCTCTCTGTGTCTTTCAAAAATTAACTGTTCTTGAAATATCGGGTCCTAGTGCCTTGAAGCATATTCCAGATAAACTTTTCAATCATACACCTCATCTTAGAAGCACCAACCTTTCGTTTCTTGAGATTGCCTCATTACCATTGTCTCTTTATGATCTGAAAGGACTAGTTTGGCTCATCCTTAGAGGCTGTTCTGATTTGCAAGAAGTACGAAGCTTGAAAATGCTAGACAAACTTGAGGTGCTTGACCTTAGTGGTGCTAGATCTCTGAAAACTATCCAAGACAAATGCCTTTACTCAAATCAGGAGCTCAGAATACTGAATCTTTCAGAGTCCCAGATTACTAGTTTACCAATGCTTAGAGATCTGAAAAAGCTCACTCATCTCTTGCTGCGTGATTGTACCAATTTGGAAAGACTTCGTAAGATTACTGCACTTTCCAATCTCCAAATTCTTGATCTTTCAGGTTCCACAAACTTTAAGGAATTCGTTGATCCATCCTTTGAAAAGCTTGCCAGCCTGAAAGTCCTTGATGTATCACAAACTGCAGTTGATAAATTACCCTTAGACATTGGCAGCTTGCACCAACTCTGTGTAAGAGATTGCCCTCAGCTAAAAGAACTGCCGCTTACAGAATCCGTTAAGGGCCTACTAATACTTGATCTTTCAGGCTCCTGCTATCTGGAAGACATTCCAGAAAGTTTCTTCAGTCACCCAACAAGCATTGGAGTACTCAATCTCTCACAAACAAACATCAAAAGGCTACCTGCCCTTTCTGGCTTGCGTAACCTGCGTCGCCTGTTACTTTCCCAGTGTATTTCTCTGGAGACATTGGGAGAGTTAAAGTCTAcaaccaaattggaaattttggaTCTTTCAGGGTGTAAAGCTTTAAAAGAAGTACAGGGTAGATCTCTTGAAAACATGCATCGCCTTCAAAAACTTGACCTGTCTGGAACAAACATTACTTGTCTGCCATCTCTTTCATCAAACCTCCATCACCTCATACTGAAAGGTTGTTCTAACTTAAAAGAACTTCCGCCACTGAATCATCTATCAAGACTTGAAGAATTAAATCTCTCTGGAGTCAGTTCTACAAAAAAAGTCGCACCCGATCTAGAGCATATGGTCAATCTTCAGATCCTTGATCTATCTGACACCCAGTTGGAGAAGTTGTTCTCCTTGTTAAAGCTCAAAAACCTTAAATACCTTTCCCTCAGAGGTTGTCCGTCTCTAAGTGAGGTACCAGGTCTAGAAGCACTTACAAAACTTGAAGTTTTGGACCTTTCTGGAACAGGTATCAAGGATTTGCCATCCCTTGAGAATTTTGGCAATCTTCACAGGCTTCTCCTCAAAGGTTGTTTGAGCTTGGAAAAATTTAAGGATCTGAAGATGCACGAAGTTCTGAAGGCTACTATTGAAGAGCTTCCATATGAGATCTCAAAAGTGACTTGTCTTGAGCAGCTtgaactgccaattttcagagTTGGAGAGCGTGATTCTGAAAAGGACAAATTGCCATCAGAAGATCAGAGTCAGCTCCCATGGAGCATTTCCAATTGGCCGAAGGAACCAGCTTTTGATAATAAACTCATCATAACTGTGAATGGTAttgattttcttcaattcttgaaGGATAATCCATCATTTTGGAACGCAAGTTTCACTCAGttccatttcttttttcatccTACTGAGGCATATGGTAGATATGGAGATAAGAATTTCTACAGAAATGAACTGTTACTCAGAGATCTCTACTTCAACACAAGGCAACTTTCTGCTCCTATGGGGAGAGAATGGTCCTTGGAAATTCGTGGATTCATTTGTTTCCCCAAGTGTCTTGGCCTTATCCTAGCTCATGCTGAATGCATTATTTTGGTTGATGATCCATTTCTCACATGCTTATCTGACTTAGGCACTGACAATATTAAGAAGATGAATGCCTGTTGGATAGGGAGATGCAATGAAATGAAGGATCTTTTCCACACAGAAAAAGTCGAAGATGCAGCCAGATCAGGTGGAA GTACCAATACTGGGTTGCCGGAGCAAGATGTTGGAGATTTAAGAATCGGGGAGAATTTAGAAGTTCTCTGTGTTACTCATGCTGCTAGTTTGAGGAGCATTTGCAAAGGGGACCTGCAAAGCAGTAGCCTAAGAAATCTGAAGTGTTTGTTGCTAGAACATTgtcctcaaatttcagctcTTGCTGCTTCACCCGAACAGCTAGGAAACCTTGAAACTCTTCAACTCAGATTCTGTGACAAACTGGTGACATTATTTGAACAAGAGCTAGCTGCATTTCCAAAATTGCATACCTTAAAGCTATGGGCCCTCCCAGAATTTAAAAATGTTAGATGCGTCTTGCCAGCTCTACAAACTTTAGAGATTGGGGAGTGCCCCATGCTTATAAATGTCTTTTCTTCCCCTCACGTATTAGTTAACCTCCGGAACcttcaaatcaaattttgtgaCGCAATGGAAACTGTCTTTGGATGCGGCAATTTGACACTTCCAAATTTGGAAATGTTGTGTCTGTGGAATTTACCAGAGCTGAGGAGTGTTGGTGCTGACTGGCCATCATCAAGCAAGGAAGTTGTTCGTGAATGCCCAAAACTGTCTTTGCGAAAGAGGAATTAA